The proteins below are encoded in one region of Cyclopterus lumpus isolate fCycLum1 chromosome 8, fCycLum1.pri, whole genome shotgun sequence:
- the LOC117734794 gene encoding extracellular serine/threonine protein kinase FAM20C-like, translated as MKTQNSGRSTRCIYLGLACLSLVLHLFLAFLCLSVLQKACVLPTSSSSSIPTRTDTQHCRSISHSSSSSAALPSRKLPTIPQSEEHRKLNANTFRHKKNHSFSDATEWENTLIGAGKGQKVNGRTKLEELFEHPLYNLPRPELQDDDWLLRVKKKEHSGDRGSEEEEGEDAIDDDSQGSSASEEEGYDKMSWTSAMETHPPWLRFHLGISRRELYDRKDPNLAQLTHYLATQRVLGAVQKEGGTQLKLLVSFQNHGQALLKPMKQSRDAETDGNLFYFSDFERHNAEIAAFHLDRLLGFNRIPPVVGRLINVTSEVREITTDKKLSRTFFTSPVGNVCFYGQCEYYCSSEHPVCGRPHQLEVSVAAMLPDLSLAPRRSWRSPWRRAYSRTKLAAWEKDPAYCDTVKQRPPYSHGTRLLDLIDMAVLDFLMSNMDRHHYETFETFGNETFLLHLDNGRAFGRHSRDEPSILVPLQQCCRIRRSTLLRLRLLSLPSFRLSDAMRESLLRDPLAAVAPLLSEPHLSALDRRLAAVLRVVEACQGHHAEVIHNDVEGYDQQPD; from the exons ATGAAGACACAGAACTCGGGTCGATCCACTCGCTGCATCTATCTGGGTCTGGCGTGTCTGTCCCTGGTTCTCCACCTCTTTCTGGcatttttgtgtctctctgtcctccagaAAGCCTGTGTccttcccacctcctcctcttcctccattccAACTAGAACAGATACTCAGCACTGTCGGTCCatctcccactcctcctcctcttcagctgCCTTGCCCTCACGTAAACTGCCAACCATCCCCCAGAGTGAAGAGCATCGCAAACTGAATGCCAACACCTTCCGCCATAAAAAGAACCACTCCTTCAGTGATGCCACTGAGTGGGAAAATACACTGATTGGAGCtggaaaaggtcaaaaggtcaatgGTCGCACTAAGCTGGAGGAGCTGTTTGAGCACCCTTTGTACAACCTGCCGCGTCCAGAGCTGCAAGACGATGATTGGCTGCTGAGGGTCAAGAAAAAAGAACATTCGGGGGatagaggaagtgaggaagaggagggggaagacgCCATCGATGATGACAGTCAGGG GTCGAGTGCCAGCGAGGAGGAAGGCTACGACAAAATGTCTTGGACGAGCGCCATGGAGACCCACCCTCCCtggctacggttccacctgggCATCTCTCGCCGGGAGCTGTACGACAGGAAGGATCCCAATCTGGCCCAGCTGACTCACTATTTGGCAACGCAACGTGTCCTCGGTGCTG TTCAGAAGGAAGGAGGCACCCAGCTCAAACTGCTCGTATCGTTCCAGAACCACGGACAAGCTCTGCTGAAACCTATGAA ACAATCCCGAGACGCAGAGACGGACGGGAACCTCTTCTACTTCTCCGACTTTGAGAGACACAACGCGGAGATCGCTGCctttcacctggacag attgTTGGGCTTTAACAGGATCCCTCCAGTAGTTGGCCGACTCATCAATGTCACCTCAGAGGTCAGAGAGATTACCACTGACAAAAAGCTGTCTCGCACATTCTTCACTTCCCCTG TGGGGAACGTGTGTTTCTACGGCCAGTGTGAGTACTACTGCTCATCAGAGCACCCGGTGTGCGGCCGTCCACACCAGCTGGAGGTCTCCGTGGCTGCCATGCTGCCTGACCTTAGCCTGGCTCCCCGCAGGTCCTGGAGGTCCCCGTGGAGACGGGCCTACAGCCGCACCAAGCTAGCAGC GTGGGAGAAGGACCCGGCCTACTGCgacacagtgaaacagaggcCTCCTTACAGCCACGGCACCAGACTGCTGGATCTCATAGACATGGCTGTGCTGGACTTCCTCATGA GCAACATGGACAGACATCACTATGAGACGTTTGAGACATTTGGCAATGAGACTTTTCTGCTGCACCTGGATAACGGACGAGC GTTTGGCCGTCACTCTCGGGATGAGCCGTCCATTCTTGTTCCTCTGCAACAGTGTTGCAg GATCCGACGCTCCACCCTACTCCGCTTGCGCCTCTTGTCCCTCCCTAGCTTCCGTCTGAGCGATGCCATGCGGGAGTCGCTGCTCCGGGATCCTCTGGCGGCTGtggcccccctcctctctgaaCCTCACCTCTCCGCTTTGGACCGGCGCCTCGCAGCCGTCCTGCGGGTGGTGGAGGCCTGTCAGGGACACCACGCAGAGGTCATTCACAACGACGTGGAAGGATACGACCAACAGCCTGACTGA
- the sp100.1 gene encoding nuclear body protein SP140-like protein yields MDPMDWLKNEELLRFFHRCKTEMSCMENPHTFLRQLRDHDLVPEDRYKKVICMKSKDNIRKGLYEILDWLERKRSQSVREFWSCVFKDTILNQYPSLKLLRNNLLDGSFHFDKQPEETVETEESDEGEKKALSGGEGGKEKQENSVKKMKRKLRSSDHDEELAGPSSQLTPRKKKSKKICFSSPLKKGEKNSIWSWPIYKIQLPVTCGDQVGTLKRDRLAKGERCIVVGKQWFTPSEFERFAGKTRSRNWKMSIRCQDTPLGKLIEEGHLKAVKYKGGCKKAKKPLFPSGHATAVSDEDEDEEEEEGRELNEEDRFSSSSEESSTAVAGEEVKEPTEQQPEVSREDGRKVFRVTCRAAAGTLHAKRFSSGTCGKSIRTETNWMTPVEFLKVASCPTDASWKKEIQCEGGPLSVLIEANILRIHSLLCNCLLCKPDGTDLENWKNDDECCVCRREDEDDLVVCDHCPRSFHQKCHLPHVEDVILGDKRLWMCTFCIFRTNREYFYWEELEREAAMSRQISQRMLQCQYLFLCLCTADEEQIFAMNPLYLNDYSSVIKTPMWLGHIADQLQNQLYWTVGEFVNDVQLIFSNCALYNRNNAEFFASGNRLKELFDREFKSVFNINE; encoded by the exons ATGGACCCGATGGACTGGCTGAAGAACGAGGAACTGCTGCGGTTCTTCCACCGCTGTAAAACCGAGATGTCCTGCATGGAGAACCCGCACACGTTCCTCCGCCAGCTCCGGGACCACGACCTAGTCCCGGAGGACCGATACAAG aagGTGATTTGTATGAAGAGTAAAGACAACATAAGGAAAGGTCTCTACGAAATCCTGGACTGGTTGGAAAGAAAACGTTCCCAGAGCGTCAGAGAGTTCTGGAGCTGCGTCTTCAAGGACACCATCCTGAACCAGTATCCCAGCCTGAAACTGCTGCGCAACAACCTCCTGGACG GGTCTTTCCATTTTGACAAACAACCTGAAGAGACGGTGGAAACGGAAGAGTCAGACGAAGGGGAAAAGAAGGCGCTTTCGGGAGGTGAGGGGGGaaaggagaagcaggagaactcggtgaagaagatgaagagaaaacTGAGAAGTAGCGACCATGACGAGGAGCTGGCCGGTCCATCATCTCAGTTGACACCCAGGAAGAAAAAGTCCAAGAAAATATGCTTct CCTCTCCCCTAAAGAAAGGCGAGAAGAACAGCATTTGGAGCTGGCCCATCTATAAGATCCAGCTGCCCGTGACCTGTGGAGACCAGGTAGGGACCCTGAAAAGAGACCGACTGGCTAAAG GGGAGAGGTGCATTGTGGTCGGGAAACAGTGGTTCACTCCCAGTGAATTTGAGAGGTTTGCGGGGAAGACGAGATCCAGGAACTGGAAGATGAGCATTCGCTGTCAGGACACGCCGCTGGGAAAGCTGATAGAG GAAGGTCACTTGAAAGCAGTAAAATACAAAGGAGGGTGTAAAAag gcCAAGAAACCACTGTTCCCGTCTGGTCATGCAACTGCAG TGTCTgacgaagatgaagatgaagaagaagaagagggccgTGAGCTGAACGAGGAAGACCGCTTCTCGTCAAGCAGCGAAGAAAGCTCCACAGCTGTCGCAG GCGAGGAAGTAAAGGAACCGACCGAGCAGCAGCCGGAAGTCAGCCGTGAGGACGGCAGGAAGGTGTTCAGAGTCACATGCCGCGCTGCAGCCGGGACCTTACACGCGAAACGATTCTCCTCAG GGACATGTGGGAAGAGTATTCGTACTGAGACGAACTGGATGACCCCGGTGGAGTTCCTGAAGGTGGCGTCATGTCCGACGGATGCCTCTTGGAAGAAAGAGATCCAGTGTGAAGGGGGACCACTCAGTGTCCTCATCGAG GCAAACATCTTGAGGATCCACTCGCTGCTGTGTAATTGCCTACTGTGCAAACCAGATGGCACCGACCTG GAGAATTGGAAGAACGATGACGAGTGTTGCGTCTGTAGAAGGGAAGACGAAGACGATCTGGTGGTGTGTGATCACTGCCCTCGCTCCTTCCACCAGAAATGTCACCTTCCCCATGTGGAAGATGTCATTTTAGG agacaagagactgtGGATGTGTACGTTCTGCATATTCAGGACCAATCGAGAGTATTTTTACTGGGAGGAGCTGGAAAGAGAAGCAGCCATGTCGCGCCAAATATCCCAACGCATGCTG CAATGCCAGtatctctttctgtgtctgtgcacgGCTGATGAGGAACAGATATTCGCTATGAACCCACTCTAC CTGAATGACTACTCCAGTGTGATCAAGACTCCGATGTGGCTGGGTCACATAGCAGACCAGCTCCAGAATCAACTCTACTGGACCGTTGGAGAGTTTGTGAACGACGTCCAGCTCATTTTCTCCAACTGCGCTTTATACAACCGG aacAATGCTGAATTTTTCGCCTCGGGCAACAGACTGAAGGAGTTATTTGACAGAGAATTTAAGAGCGTGTTCAACATCAATGAATAG
- the LOC117735449 gene encoding uncharacterized protein LOC117735449, translating into MEGNLRGGGCCSDVATMHVKTEAVDETSALGLGSRESPAPCGDTACRGGGGDQTAEQLADATATPVLLYPVSTDRFFTTSGDGKTYLKIAPASTMPAAPSEKTLPSGSDFSSKAVLCLIEAVGRRWGLYETRERSQLFQSVQEEMASKGHVLPVEKIRRKWNNLIVTYKRVKDRSRETGHAKTSWEFFDLMDATLCDTVGTQIVSNKRHKVSALPGPLAKIAAKPQFPHPTTTIRPNGDFASTGGVDSVGFGAPGIQIISSAAAVSSMTTATASPTNAPELKPLIVLNSDIVATSIHPATIVPSPSFISSPCFTETASTPPSLGLTGNADLSASRYAGRKEPAFSPGVVPFRLNRAPLSHNRNVLGLSSSFPPASSSLTSSTSTSLSATAPQGSEGQSRGGSEERTSVALFQEVLKRQEEQAYMDRVARRRVEAREKRRERREVRMSESLGRIATALELLSSKQDTVIALLQRLAERK; encoded by the exons ATGGAGGGGAACCTGCGAGGAGGAGGCTGCTGCAGCGACGTCGCGACGATGCACGTGAAGACCGAAGCGGTCGACGAGACATCTGCGCTGGGTTTGGGCAGTCGAGAGTCGCCTGCGCCCTGCGGAGACACCGCAtgcaggggagggggaggggatcAGACTGCAGAGCAGCTGGCTGACGCCACAGCGACTCCCGTGCTGCTGT ATCCCGTGAGCACAGACCGCTTCTTCACCACATCAGGGGATGGAAAGACGTACCTGAAGATAGCTCCAG CTTCAACGATGCCAGCAGCTCCCTCAGAGAAGACGCTCCCCTCCGGTTCCGATTTCTCCTCCAAAGCCGTGTTGTGTCTGATAGAGGCCGTTGGGCGGCGCTGGGGTCTGTACGAGACCCGGGAGCGCTCGCAGCTCTTCCAGAGCGTCCAGGAGGAGATGGCCTCCAAGGGTCACGTGCTTCCTGTTGAGAAGATCCGCCGCAAGTGGAACAACCTCATCGTCACATACAAGAGGGTTAAGGACCGCAGCCGGGAGACGGGACATGCCAAAACGTCCTGGGAGTTCTTCGAT ttgaTGGACGCAACACTCTGTGACACCGTTGGCACTCAGATCGTCAGCAACAAGAGACACAAGGTTTCCGCCCTGCCTGGTCCTTTGGCAAAGATCGCCGCAAAACCGCAGTTCCCgcaccccaccaccaccatccgCCCTAACGGGGACTTTGCTTCAACTGGTGGGGTGGACTCGGTGGGCTTCGGGGCCCCCGGCATTCAAATCATCAGCAGCGCTGCTGCCGTTAGCTCAATGACTACAGCGACCGCAAGCCCAACGAATGCTCCGGAGCTCAAGCCCCTGATCGTGCTCAACAGCGACATTGTTGCAACCAGTATTCACCCAGCCACCATTGTGCCATCTCCGTCTTTCATCTCCTCGCCTTGTTTCACGGAGACGGCTTCTACTCCCCCTTCCCTTGGCCTGACGGGCAACGCTGACCTCAGTGCGTCGCGCTACGCAGGCCGCAAAGAGCCGGCGTTCTCGCCAGGCGTCGTGCCCTTTCGCCTCAACAGGGCGCCGCTGAGCCACAACCGCAATGTCctcggcctctcctcctctttcccgcCGGCTTCCTCCTCGCTCACCTCCTCCACTTCCACCTCATTATCTGCCACGGCGCCGCAGGGAAGCGAAGGACAGAGCcggggagggagcgaggagcGAACCAGCGTCGCGTTGTTCCAGGAGGTCCTGAAGCGGCAGGAGGAACAAGCCTACATGGATCGGGTGGCCCGCCGCCGGGTGGAGGCCAGAGAGAAGCGGCGCGAGAGGAGGGAGGTGCGGATGTCGGAGTCCCTCGGCAGGATAGCCACGGCCCTGGAGCTGCTCTCCTCCAAACAGGACACAGTCATCGCCCTCCTGCAGAGACTGGCTGAGCGGAAGTGA
- the LOC117734759 gene encoding GTPase IMAP family member 7-like: MITSVGSVDGSSPDIMPDAEQEEQPLRIMLIGKSGVGKSSSGNTILGRQVFLSDIKLKRVTKYCEKESGTVKDVSVTATKGVKDVPVSVIDTPGLFETDRDKEVVARDILKCVKLQEPGPHVFVLAVPVGRMTQEDQDTNTLIEAMFGPRVWDYTIVLFTHGDRLEGKTINDVIAESEDNLRNFIRRCSGGFHVFDNKSPQDQNQVASFLAKIQTLVALNGGKHYQTSMYPEPERRIREKQKNFLSESNNEIIDKERRLREHFQGEELETKMKELWRREEDKSRVNAENYIRVSDYILRLILFLGGIGLVGLACRVLSMCLLAVIMIFLLIFFNDNICRPSVSGKIPWLSKKIQ; this comes from the exons ATGATAACGTCGGTTGGCAGTGTGGATGGGAGCAGCCCTGACATCATGCCCGATGCAGAGCAGGAGGAAC AGCCCCTGAGAATCATGCTTATTGGGAAGAGCGGGGTCGGCAAGAGCTCAAGTGGCAACACCATCCTCGGGCGACAGGTGTTTCTGTCGGACATAAAGCTGAAGAGAGTCACCAAATACTGCGAGAAGGAGAGTGGGACGGTGAAGGACGTGTCCGTCACCGCGACCAAGGGAGTTAAAGACGTGCCCGTCTCCGTGATCGACACGCCCGGCCTTTTCGAGACGGATCGCGACAAGGAGGTCGTCGCGCGAGATATTCTGAAGTGTGTCAAACTCCAGGAGCCGGGACCTCACGTCTTTGTGTTGGCGGTCCCCGTCGGGAGGATGACGCAGGAAGATCAAGATACCAACACACTCATCGAGGCAATGTTCGGCCCGAGGGTGTGGGACTACACCATCGTGCTGTTCACACATGGGGATCGCTTGGAGGGGAAAACGATCAACGACGTCATCGCAGAGAGCGAGGACAACCTCCGCAACTTCATACGCAGGTGCAGCGGCGGCTTCCACGTCTTCGACAACAAGAGTCCGCAGGACCAGAACCAGGTGGCGAGCTTCCTGGCAAAGATCCAGACCCTAGTGGCCCTGAATGGAGGGAAACATTACCAAACGTCCATGTATCCCGAACCGGAGAGGAGGATCAGGGAAAAACAGAAGAACTTCCTGTCGGAGAGCAATAATGAGATCATTGATAAGGAGAGACGGCTGCGGGAGCATTTCCAGGGGGAGGAGCTGGAAACGAAGATGAAGGagctgtggaggagagaggaggacaaatCCAGAGTGAACGCGGAGAATTACATCCGCGTGTCCGACTACATTCTGCGGTTGATCCTCTTCCTGGGAGGAATAGGATTGGTAGGTTTAGCTTGTCGGGTACTAAGTATGTGCCTTCTGGCGGTGATTATGATTTTccttttgattttcttcaacGACAATATTTGTCGTCCGTCTGTTTCAGGAAAAATACCATGGCTTTCTAAGAAAATTCAATAG
- the ccdc97 gene encoding coiled-coil domain-containing protein 97, translating into MWGEIDPPARTQPSLCESEDESDLPEEPVTLSQLWDFKRPTEAQRPRQDAQCVSQAEAICVNAMVDALAMSASLVKSQQKGDAELTLKQRREELLHQYRSRPLVFLERYHACLKPQNLSAFAHVSSDPRVLHYSDVIQRRAAAFTNRTRVRNQRYAALRALQREGEYFSEEQMRIREPLLYEQYIGQYLTDDEVLERSQEAMLEEAQGGPGAPAGSKGGLAHLLLNSYQERLIQNRLHEEQEREDGAREEDEDEDDGYSVQQKQCEPTPEEKALLREEFISQMHQRFLDGKDKDFNYSEVDENPDYDNLDIVSRDAEDKYFEDDDEEEEEDEEVENDEGENMTE; encoded by the exons ATGTGGGGGGAAATCGACCCTCCGGCTAGAACACAACCGAGTTTGTGTGAAAGTGAAGACGAGAGTGATTTACCAGAAGAACCCGTGACACTGTCACAATTATGGGATTTTAAACGCCCCACGGAGGCCCAGCGGCCACGGCAAGACGCACAG TGCGTGAGCCAGGCGGAGGCGATCTGTGTCAACGCCATGGTGGACGCCTTGGCCATGAGCGCAAGCCTGGTGAAGAGCCAGCAGAAGGGAGATGCTGAGCTGACCCTGAAGCAGCGCAGAGAAGAGCTGCTGCATCAGTACAGGAGCAGACCGCTGGTGTTCCTGGAGAGGTACCAT GCCTGCCTCAAGCCCCAGAACCTGTCAGCGTTTGCCCACGTCAGCTCAGACCCACGGGTTCTTCACTACAGCGATGTGATACAGAGACGGGCTGCGGCGTTCACCAACAGGACGAGGGTTCGAAACCAGCGCTACGCCGCCCTCAGGGCCCTGCAGAGGG AGGGCGAGTATTTCAGCGAGGAACAGATGAGGATCAGGGAGCCGCTGTTGTATGAACAATACATTGGCCAATACCTGACTGATGATGAG GTGCTGGAGCGCTCCCAGGAGGCCATGCTGGAGGAGGCACAGGGGGGACCAGGGGCACCAGCAGGAAGCAAAGGAGGGCTCGCCCACCTCCTTCTCAACTCCTACCAGGAGCGTCTCATCCAGAATCGCCTGCacgaggagcaggagagagaggatggagcacgggaggaggacgaggatgaggacgaTG GTTATTCTGTCCAGCAGAAGCAATGTGAGCCCACCCCAGAGGAGAAGGCCCTGCTCAGGGAGGAGTTCATCAGTCAGATGCACCAGCGCTTCCTAGATGGCAAAGACAAGGATTTCAACTACAG TGAGGTGGACGAGAACCCAGACTACGACAACTTGGACATAGTCAGCAGAGATGCGGAGGATAAATACTTTGAAgatgacgatgaagaggaggaggaagatgaggaggtggaaAACGATGAAGGGGAAAATATGACAGAATAG